A window from Engraulis encrasicolus isolate BLACKSEA-1 chromosome 11, IST_EnEncr_1.0, whole genome shotgun sequence encodes these proteins:
- the rph3aa gene encoding double C2-like domain-containing protein beta, producing the protein MAVSPAELTEEEKRIISGVLERAEQLDAQEQQRIGRLEQQLCSVRLAARGDGASSCLLCSAALGPNALACEHCRKFVCNHCGLQRGSRSLRLCRICSEEDEVSRRSGAWFFKGQPRQMTPPLPRATPSPASTGPIRDAQVTSTTTKAPPSQSRTTPTNHRTPTTYQDSRTSTEDSRAPTAGIVAPTSESRVQSHNAVTVSPASPRDVPAESGGDAPAAPTGHGAAPPLNQPAPAPEAARPPATVLPGQQGVMAPTPAAAPRVSSGSQPSANQQQEEKDDSYDSDDTPTLGVLDFSLLYEEATSSLQCNILKAKGLRPMDSNGLADPYVKLHLLPGASKANKLRTKTLKNTLTPVWSEILVYHGITADDLQRRTLRLSVSDEDRFGHNEFIGETRVALKKLKPNQKKDFSVCLERVIPVRRTAVGGSVRGMALYDDTVKEGSEAGGEERGRVLVSLTYISQKGELQVGVVRCAHLIAMDANGYSDPFVKICLQPDMGKKGKRKTQIKKKTLNPEFNEEFNFEVKHGDLAKKTLDISVWDYDRGSANDFIGGCQLGISAKGECLKHWYECLKNKDQRVERWHVLLNTQQPLSD; encoded by the exons atggcggTGAGTCCCGCGGAGCtgacggaggaggagaagaggatcaTCAGCGGCGTGCTGGAGAGAGCTGAGCAGCTGGACGCACAGGAACAACAGCGCATCGg GCGTCTGGAGCAGCAGCTGTGCAGTGTGCGTCTGGCGGCGCGTGGTGACGGGGCCTCCTCATGCCTCCTGTGCTCAGCCGCCCTCGGGCCCAACGCACTGGCCTGCGAACACTGCAGAAAG TTCGTGTGTAACCATTGTGGTCTTCAAAGAGGTTCGCGATCCTTGCGGCTTTGCAGAATTTGCAGCGAGGAAGATGAG GTGTCCAGAAGATCAGGTGCGTGGTTCTTCAAGGGGCAGCCCAGACAGATGACTCCGCCCCTTCCCCGTGCCACGCCCTCTCCAGCCTCCACTGGACCAATCAGAGATGCTCAAGTCACATCCACAACAACAAAGGCCCCACCCAGTCAATCGAGAACCACACCAACCAACCACCGCACACCCACCACATACCAAGATTCTAGAACCTCAACTGAAGATTCTAGAGCCCCAACTGCAGGCATAGTGGCCCCGACTTCAGAGTCCAGAGTCCAGAGTCACAATGCTGTCACAGTATCACCTGCGTCCCCAAGGGATGTGCCTGCGGAAAGTGGAG GTGATGCCCCTGCAGCACCCACAGGGCACGGCGCCGCTCCACCCCTTAACCAACCAGCACCCGCGCCAGAGGCGGCCCGACCCCCCGCCACTGTGTTACCAGGGCAACAGGGCGTAATGGCTCCAACTCCAGCCGCAGCCCCGCGGGTCTCCTCTGGTTCCCAGCCCTCGGCCAatcagcagcaggaggagaaggacgaCAGCTATGACTCAGATGACACGC CAACACTAGGCGTTCTGGACTTCAGTCTCCTTTATGAGGAGGCGACCAGCAGCCTACAGTGCAACATCCTCAAAGCCAAG GGCCTGAGACCAATGGACTCTAATGGGCTGGCTGACCCCTATGTCAAACTGCACCTGCTGCCAGGGGCCAGCAAG GCCAACAAGCTGCGCACCAAGACCCTGAAGAACACGCTGACCCCTGTGTGGAGTGAGATCCTGGTGTACCACGGCATCACCGCAGACGACCTGCAGCGCAGAACACTCAG GCTGTCGGTGAGTGATGAGGACAGGTTTGGCCATAACGAGTTTATCGGCGAGACGCGGGTGGCACTGAAGAAGCTGAAGCCGAACCAGAAGAAGGACTTCAGTGTCTGTCTGGAGAGGGTGATACCggtaaga AGAACAGCAGTTGGTGGCTCAGTTCGAGGCATGGCTCTCTATGATGACACG GTGAAGGAGGGTTCTGAGGCGGGCGGGGAGGAGAGGGGGCGTGTCCTGGTGTCCCTCACCTACATCAGCCAGAAGGGGGAGCTCCAGGTGGGCGTCGTCCGCTGCGCTCACCTCATCGCCATGGACGCCAATGGATACTCCGACCCCTTCGTCAAGAT TTGTCTCCAGCCGGATATGGGGAAGAAGGGCAAGCGGAAGACTCAGATCAAGAAGAAGACCCTGAACCCAGAGTTTAACGAG GAATTCAACTTTGAAGTCAAACACGGAGACCTGGCCAAGAAGACCCTGGACATCTCGGTGTGGGACTATGACAGGGGCTCAGCTAACGACTTCATTG GTGGGTGCCAGTTGGGCATCTCTGCCAAGGGCGAGTGCCTGAAGCACTGGTACGAGTGCCTGAAGAACAAAGACCAGCGGGTGGAGCGCTGGCACGTGCTGCTCAACACCCAGCAGCCCCTCAGCgactga